CCTGTTTCAATTGACACCATGCGAAAAAAGGTAGCCGAAATGGCTGTTGAAGCTGGTGCAGCCCTTGTCAACGACATCAGTGCCGGAGAGTTTGATCCCGAAATGATTGATTTTGTTTCAGAAAAAGGAATTCCCTATATCATCATGCATAAAAAAGGCATGCCTTCTGATATGCAGAATAACCCTGATTATCAGGATGTTACTACTGAGCTTCTGCAATATTTTGAGAATAAAATCTTTTTTTTACATCAGAAAGGTATTACAGATATCATCATTGACCCGGGTTTTGGTTTTGGAAAAACACTTCAGCACAATTATACCCTGTTAAAAAATCTTTCCCTGTTTCGGATGTTCAATCTGCCTGTCTTGATTGGTGTTTCAAGAAAATCAATGATTTATAAGGCTCTTGAAATTAATCCTGAAGAGGCTTTGAACGGAACAACGGTGCTTCACACAATAGCATTGCTGAATGGGGCGAATATTTTAAGGGTTCATGATGTCAGAGAGGCTGTTGAAACAATAAAATTGATAAATTTGTTCAGTCAAAAATAAATGGATTCAGAATAACAAACCCCAATACAGTGTTACTTTTCATTTTTGATTTTTTGAAATTACAGGTTGTTGACATCATAGACATTTTTCTTGTTGCCCTGCTGATATTTCTCCTGTATCGTTTGCTGAAGGGAACCATTGCAGCCAATATTCTGATCGGTTTGTTTTCAATTTATTTTATCTGGATTATTGTCAAGGCGTTGAATATGAAGCTTTTACAAGCAATCCTCGGTCAATTTCTTGGTGTGGGTGTTTTGTTGGTACTGATTGTTTTTCAGCAGGAAATCAGGAAGTTTCTTTTGATCATAGGACAGGGAAATTTGTTTGTAAAGAGTTTTTCGCTGAAAGGTTTTGCCCCATGGAAGTGGAAGATGAACCAGTCGGTAAGTCTGAATTATAATGAAATTCTGAAAGCCTGTGCTGTTTTGTCAAAAAAACTGACAGGTGCACTGATAGTTGTAACAAAATCAACAGAACTGCGAGGTTTTGCTTCGACAGGGGTGCTGATAGACGCTGAAATGAGTGCCAAGGTTCTTGAATCTATCTTCAACAAAACCAGTCCTTTGCATGATGGTGCAGTAATCATTGCACGCAATAAAATCAAAGCTGCCTCCTGTATTCTTCCTGTCTCTGAAAATAATAAACTTCCCGACCACCTTGGCCTCAGACATCGGGCCGGAGTTGGTATTTCGGAACAGAGTGATGCCATTGCCATCATTGTTTCAGAAGAAAATGGCAGTATTTCAGTAGCCATCAACGGTCAGCTTCAATACAATATCGGACTGAAAACGCTCCGTGAGATACTCGACAAAAATTATATCAGCTCACTTGAGAATTTTTAACACAATAATTATTGAATAGGTACGTTCACTTATTGTTCATTAAAAATACATGTTTAATATTGCACGCAGTAATAAAGTTTAAAATTACACAGATGTTTAGATTTTCAACACTTTTGTGGATGTTCCTGTTGTTTGGCTATCCATTGTTTAGTTTGGGGCAGACAACCGAAGCACTGGATCAGAAATTTGGATTTCAGAATTTTAAGTTTAACACACCACTGAGTAGTTACAACTCCTATAACCCTGTCAAAATCGAGGAAGGAAGATATAAGCTGACCAATATAAAAACCGTCAAGATCGGAAACTGGGAAGTTGAAAGCATCGAATTATTTTTCAAAAGTGATAATCTGGTGAAAATCATTGTTAAGGTGGACGATACAGAGCGGCAGAAAAATGAATCCATCTATAATGCTTTGTTGAAAAATTACGGACGTTATACCTATCACCGTTCATCAAGCGGTTATTCCTATACTTCTGAAATGATTTGGAAAGGTAAACTCG
The Sphingobacteriales bacterium genome window above contains:
- the folP gene encoding dihydropteroate synthase, with amino-acid sequence MGIINLTPDSFYDGGRLRNTDEMLKLAEKHIHEGAFMLDVGGCSTRPGASVISEIEEIDRVVEPLYQLCRRFPEVPVSIDTMRKKVAEMAVEAGAALVNDISAGEFDPEMIDFVSEKGIPYIIMHKKGMPSDMQNNPDYQDVTTELLQYFENKIFFLHQKGITDIIIDPGFGFGKTLQHNYTLLKNLSLFRMFNLPVLIGVSRKSMIYKALEINPEEALNGTTVLHTIALLNGANILRVHDVREAVETIKLINLFSQK
- a CDS encoding TIGR00159 family protein — translated: MFDFLKLQVVDIIDIFLVALLIFLLYRLLKGTIAANILIGLFSIYFIWIIVKALNMKLLQAILGQFLGVGVLLVLIVFQQEIRKFLLIIGQGNLFVKSFSLKGFAPWKWKMNQSVSLNYNEILKACAVLSKKLTGALIVVTKSTELRGFASTGVLIDAEMSAKVLESIFNKTSPLHDGAVIIARNKIKAASCILPVSENNKLPDHLGLRHRAGVGISEQSDAIAIIVSEENGSISVAINGQLQYNIGLKTLREILDKNYISSLENF